In the genome of Pseudomonas fluorescens, the window GATCGATCTGGGGTTGTTCACAGAAGGCGAACAGCTCCCCAATGAAAGTGCCCTGGCCACCCAACTCGGCGTCGCCACGGTTACGCTGCGGGACGCGCTGGCGGGCTTGCGCGAGCGCGGGGTTATCGAAACCCGGCGCGGACGCAGCGGCGGGAGCTTCATCTGCGCCGCGCCGCAAACCTCAGATCAGTCCCTGTTCGATCAACTACGTGAATTCAGCACGCTTGAACTGCGTGACCTCGCCGATGAACACGCTGCCATTTCAGGCGCCGCCGCCCGACTGGCGGCTCAGCGCACCGGGCCTGAGCAACATACAAGACTGAGCAGCCTTGTCGACGCCCTGGCCAACGCTCAAGAGCGGCGAGAGCGCCGCCGAGCAGACGCCAGATTCCATATCGAAATAGCCGTGGCAGCGCAGTCTGTGCGCCTGACTCACAGCGAAGCGCGTCTGCAGGCGGAGCTTGGGGAACTGTTATGGCTGCCGTTTGCCGGCCAACCGGATCCACAGGCCATCGAGCGGGAGCATAGAGCTATCCTGGAAGCCATCGTAGCAAACGACGCCAATCTGGCCGGCGCACTGGCAGAAGCACATGTAACACGAGGCGTTCGCCGCCTAAGCACCCTACGACTACAACAAATGGCAGAAGGCGACTCATGAATGGAACGAAACTTGCTGAATTATTCGCTCGCTATGCAGCTCGGTGTCGCATACCCCGTCGACTGCAGGCACCGCATTGTCTTCTCTGAGTCATGAGGTAGAGCCATGGCTAACGAAATGTCAGCAAACGAGCTGTCCCAATGTGCCACGTTAATCAATGCTTCCGTAAGTAACGTATTCAAGGGGCTCAACGATATGAGCGCCGCGGTATTGAGCATTTGGGAGCATACGTGTAGCAAAAAGGAGCGCCCCGGCCAAGGCGACCTGAAGCCATTGCTGCCGATTATTCGGCAAATCCTGAACTCGGAGAACCTCAAGTTTCATGGTGCCGGCGTGGTATTCGCTCCTGGTGAGCTGGAAGGCCGCGAAATGCATCTGGAATGGTGGTGCCGAACCCAAAAAGAAGAAATCAAGCCTCTGACGCTGAATTTTAATAGCCGTAGCGACCGTTTTTACGATTACCTGCACATGCCTTGGTACACCCGCCCCCAGCAAACCCGGCAGCCCTCCATAGACGGCCCGTTTGTGGATTTGTACGGCACGGAGCAGTACATCGTTGCGTTCTCGGTTCCTATTTTTTTCGCAGATCGCTTCATTGGTGTAGCTGCTGCCGATATTTCTCTGCACTCCTTGGAGCCCTTGCTCGTGCGCAGCCTTATGCGAGTCAGTAATGAGGCGTTGTTACTCAACGCCGAAGGAAGAGTGCTGGCGGCTAACACACCGAGTTGGCTGGCCGGTGATTTGATCCGAGGCACCCTGAGCCTGGACAAAGAACAGGGTCGCGTCCTGAGCCTTATCGACACATCGTCATATTGGAGCGTCGTAGAGCGGCCTGTCCCAAGGTTTTGATCAAGACTCCATCTTGGTTTGAAGAACCAAATCTCAACCCAGGCGCATCAGGAAAAGTCCCCCCGAATGAAAGCTCCTGCCATGGATGGCTGGAGGTCGCCATGCACTCTGCTACCGAAAGTGGCCCCCATTCTAGCCGCCTATTCCATTAGGCAATTGCACAAGAATCATCTCAACCGAATTGACGAAGCTGTGCACTCTCGCCGCGACACTGGAAGATCATAACCTTTAGAAGGAGCCGCAGTGGGTCGTGCAGCCACTGGGTTCTTCACGAAGTCCGTGAACGACTGAAACAAGTACTTTGACGCCTCACTCCACACGTTTCCTGCCTGTCGGGCCTGACTAAAACCCGCGTTGCGGTCAGATCATTTTTCGAAGTTTGGAGCTAGAGGGGGACGCACTCAAATCGAGGCGGCTGTAGTGGAAATGAATACAGCTTTTGACCTGGAGGTTAGCCAGCACCCACCCGGAACAACAGGCTGACCTAGAGACATTGTGAGCCGGATTCGTTGGTCAACTCACACCGATTAATTAAAAAGATATAAATCATGGTTATCAAACAGAGGGTGTACGGCTACCGGGACAGCGAGCGCTTTTTCATGAAGATCAAGAGCGTCTTTCCCGGTAATCCGTGAAGAATCATTTTTACTCACGAAACGAAGATGGTGGCGCGACCAGTACCTGGGCCGCGCCGATGATCGATACACCTTCATGACACCGAGACGCGCTATCAGGAGTTGTGCGTGTAGCCCTCCCACTGATGCCACATGCTTTGGTTGACACCCAGACCAAACCAACGGTCAGTGTCGTCGAGTGCACGGCTAAACGTATCAACCACAAACTGTATTTCTTCTGTCGTGGATATCAGTGGTGGACAGAATGCAATCGAGTCTCCCATCGCCCTTGTGATCATGCCGTACTCCTGCGCACGTCCCGCCAGGTAGCGCCCCAGCTTCCCAACCGTATCCAGCGGCTCCTTTGTCCGACGATCCGCAACGAGCTCCACAGCGGCGATCAGTCCACAGCCCCTGACCTCCCCTACCAACGGATGATCAGCAAATTGAGCCAGTCCGGCCTGAAGTTGTTCGCCCAACTCGCAGGCGCGCTCAACAAGCCGATCTTCCTGGATGATCTTTATGTTTTCCAGCGCAACTGCAGTCGCAACCGGGTGGCCGCTGCCGGTGAAGCCATGGCCCAGAGTACCGAAGGTGTGGCTCTGATCGGCGATCCCCTCGAAGACCTTATCGTTGATCAGGACTGCCGCGATCGGTTGATACGAAGAAGATAGTTGCTTGGAAACCACCATTACATCCGGCTTGATGCCGAAGGTTTCGCAGCCAAACATTTTACCGGTACGACCAAAGCCGCAAATCACTTCATCCGCAACGACCAGCACGTCATATTTGCGGCACACCGCTTGAATCTTGTCCCAATATGTGCGCGGAGGCACGATCACGCCGCCCGCCCCCATCAGCGGTTCGCCGTAAAAAGCGGCTACTGTTTCCGGGCCCTCCCGGAGGATGACATTTTCCAGTTCGATTGCCAGGCGATCAGCAAATTGTTCCTCGGTCTCGCCAGGTTTGGCATTGCGATAGTGGTGCGGACAAGCAACGTGAAAGAAGCCGGGCAACGGCACATCAAAACCACGTTGATTCACCTGCAGCCCGGTCAAACTGGCGCTGACAGCAGTAATGCCGTGATACGCATTGTGACGGCTGATGAACTTCTTTTTGCCAGGCTTGCCGATGGCATTGTTGCGATACCAGATCATCTTGACGACGGTGTCGTTGGCTTCAGAGCCTGAGTTAGTGAAGAAGACTTTGCTCATCGGCACCGGGGCGAGTTCGATCAGCTTCTCGGCCAATTCGATACTGGGCGTGTGAGCCTTGTGGCTGAAGAGGTGATAAAAGGGCAGTTTGCGTAGCTGTTGCTCTGCCGCCTTGATCAGGCGCTCATTACTGAAACCAAGCGCCACACTCCAAAGACCCGACATTGCTTCAAGATAACGCTTGCCCTGATTGTCATAGACGTAAACGCCTTCGCCACGCTCGATGATCAGCGGGCCTACTTCCTGGTGCAGTCGCGCATCCGTGTAGGGGTGCAGTTGATGCTGAACATCCTTTTCGGCGAGCGAAAGATACGAGCGATTCATATTAAGGAACTCCGGGGAATGACAGCCATATGGCATTGTTACAGGTTCGGTGGGTGTTCATTTCCACCCCCACTTGACGCTTGATGAATGTCCGCAGTGATTACACGCCGATACAGAGGTATTTGATTTCCAAGTAGTCCTCAATGCCGTACTTGGAGCCTTCACGGCCCAGACCCGAAGCCTTGATGCCACCGAACGGCGCGACTTCGTTGGAGATGATCCCGGTGTTGACGCCGACAATGCCGTATTCCAGCGCTTCGCCCACACGGAACACCCGGCTCAAGTCCCGAGCATAGAAGTAAGACGCCAGGCCGAATTCGGTATCGTTGGCCATGGCGATCACATCGGCTTCATCCTTGAAGCGGAACAGCGGCGCCAGTGGGCCGAAGGTTTCTTCCTTGGCGACGGCGGCGTTGCGCGGTACATCAACCAGCACGGTCGGCTCGAAGAAGGTCCCGCCCAGGGCGTGCGGCTTGCCGCCGGCGACCACGCGAGCGCCTTTGCTCACAGCATCTTCAATGTGTTCCTGAACCTTGGCCATAGCTTTGGCGTCGATCAGGGGGCCGGTGGTGATGCCGTTTTCCAGGCCATTACCAATGTTCAACTTGGCCACGGCCGAGGTGAGCTTGTCGACGAAGGCATCGTAGATGCCGTCCTGGATATACAGGCGGTTGGCGCAGACGCAGGTCTGGCCGTTGTTGCGGTACTTGGAGATCAGCGCGCCCTCGACGGCCGCATCCAGGTCGGCGTCATCGAAGACGATGAAGGGTGCATTGCCGCCCAGTTCCAGCGACACCTTCTTGATGTCCTTGGCGCACTCGATCATCAGCTGGCGGCCGATTTCGGTGGAGCCGGTGAAGGTCAGCTTGCGCACGAGCGGGTTACCGGTCAGCTCGCTGCCGACTTCGCCGGCACTGCCGGTGACCACGCTGAACACGCCTTTCGGAATGCCGGCGCGCTCGGCCAGCTCGGCCAAGGCCAGGGCCGAGTAAGGCGTTTGCGAGGCCGGCTTGAGGACCATGGTGCAGCCGGCGGCCAGGGCCGGACCGGCCTTGCGGGTGATCATCGCCGAAGGGAAGTTCCACGGAGTGATGGCGGCGGTGACACCGATCGGCTGCTTGAGCACCATCAGGCGCTTGTCGACCTGGTGACCGGGGATCATGTCGCCATACACGCGCTTGGCCTCTTCGCCGAACCACTCCAGAAAGGAAGCGGCATAAGCGATTTCGCCACGGGACTCGGTCAGTGGCTTGCCTTGCTCCAGGGTCATCAGGCGGGCCAGGTCTTCCTGGTTGGCCATCATCAGGTCGAACCACTTGCGAAGCTTGTTGGCGCGCTCCTTGGCGGTCAGGGCGCGCCAGGCCGGTAGCGCCTTGTCAGCGGCTTCAATGGCACGACGGGTTTCGGTCGCCCCCATCTTCGGCACGCTGCCAATGATTTCACCGGTGGCCGGGTTGTTGACCATGAGGGTCTGACCACTGTCAGCATCTGCCCAGGCACCGTCGATATAGGCTTGCTGGCGGAACAGTTTCGGATCGTTGAGTTGCACGCGAAATTCCTCGTTAGCGGGTTACGCCGGAAGCCGCCATCGGGGCGGTCCGAGTGGAGTTGGCGGGTTTGACAAAACTGACACCAGTGCTTGCTAGCTGCTCACGGACCTTGTCGACGATGTATGCGCCGATCGGGATGGCGGAGGTCGCTGCAGGCGACGGGGCGTTGCAGACGCTGACGCTACGGGCGGTATTGACGAACAGGAAATCGTCGATCAACTTGCCGTCAAGCGAGACAGCCTGGGCGCGCACACCGGCCGGGTAGGCGGTGAGGTCGCTCTTGTTGATGCTCGGGCAGTACTTCTGCACTTCCTTCAGGTAGCCGCCCTTGAACAGTGAGTTCTTCATCTCGATCAGGCCGGGGCGCAGGTTCTTCATCAGCACCTTCAGAATGCCCGGGGTGGTCAGGGTTTCGAACATGTCCGACAGCGAAAAATCGGTCTTGCGATAGCCTTCGCGCTTCATCGCCAGCACTGCGTTGGGGCCGACAGTGACGGTGCCGTCGATCATGCGGGTCAGGTGCACGCCGAGAAATGGCATGGACGGATCCGGGATCGGATAGATCAGGTGGTTGACGATCTGATTATGCTGTTTGGGCAGCAGGTAATACTCGCCGCGGAACGGGCAGATGATGAAGTTGGGCTTGATCCCGAGCATACGCACCACGCGGTCAGCCATCAGGCCCGAGCAGGTGATCAGGAAGCGCCCGTGGTGCTCCAGGGTGTCGGTGCGGACCACGACTTCATCGGGGCGCTCGCCGATGGCGACGACTTCGCTGTTGTAGCGGATCTCACCACCGGCGGCCTCGAATTCTCGGCCCATGGCCGCAGTGACCTCGGCGTAGTTCACAATGCCGCTCGAAGGCACGTAGATGCCGCCCAGGCCGACGATGTTCGGCTCGCGCTCGCGCAGCTCGGCGGCCGAAAGCCATGCACGCCTCAGTCCATTGGCTTCGGTGCGGTCCCACAACGCGCTCATGCGCTGCATTTCCAGCTCGTTGGTGGCCACCAGCAGCTTGCCGCACTCATCAAAAGGGATGCCGTGCTTGTCGCAGAAGGCCTTGGTGGCCTTGTTACCTTCCAGGCAGAAGCGCGCCTTCAGACTGCCCGGGGTGTAGTAGACGCCAGCATGGATTACGCCACTGTTGTGGCCGGTCTGGTGCTTGGCGGGGCCGGACTCTTTCTCCAGCAAGAGGATTTTTGCGTCCGGGTAAACCTGGGCCAGTTGCATGGCCGTGGACATACCCACAATGCCGCCACCGATGATGATGAAGTCGTACGCAGCCATTAGCTTGCACCCACCTGAATTACGTTTTTGTTGGAAGCGCGATAAGGGCCACATGAGGTGGCCCTCGTCACTTCAGCGTTTGGCAAACCTTACTGGCCGCGCTGGTACATGGTTTTTTGGTAGCTGATGTAGCCGCGCTGACGCATCAGCTCACGACGCAGGCCCGGGTGGGCGGTGAAGCGGTCACGACCGTGCAGCCAGAACATGTTGTTGACGAGCACGAAGCTTCCGACCGGCACCGGTACCGAAACCTTCTCCTGACTGCCTTCCAGGGATTCGCTCATGGCGGTCAGCCAAATGCCTTCCTCAAAGTCCTTGGGCTGCACGAACTGGTCGATGTAGCGCATCGTCGGGCGGCCTTCGGCGTCGTTGTCGAACACCGCATGGAACACGTCTTCACGCACGTTCTTGCTCGGTGGCGCGGTGAAGCGCATTTCACGGCGGGCAAGCGGATGCGTGTAGTAATGGTTCAGGTCTCCCCAATCGTCCAGGTGCAGCAGCAGGGTGTTGCCACCCTCCATGTTCTGCTCGTCGATCTTCATCATCAGCACATAGTCAGTGCGCTCCTGAACAAATGTGCCGTCGTTGTGCAGTTCCATGACCCGGTGTGGCTGGCGCAGGTAGCTGTCGGAGTTGTCGGTGTTGACCACTGCAAAGCGCGCGTAGAACTGGCCGCTCATGGCATCGAAGTTGGAGCGACCGATCAAGTGCGCGACGGCCGAGGAAAACTTGACCATGTCATCGGCCTGGGACACTTCGTTCAACCCCTCCGGCGTGATCAGCATGCCGCCGGTGGCGCGGTCGAGAATGGTGTTGATCAACACCGGGCGCAGGGTGCCTTCGCACAGCTCGTCAAGTATCTGGCCAACCCGGAAGCGCAGGAACGATTTGTACTCCAGAGCCTGGACCGGCCATTGCGTCACCGCCTTTATGAACGCGTCGACGGTTTGCTTGGCAAATTTCAGCTCAAGCAGGCGCGGTGACTGGCTGGAAGGGGTGAGAGTGAAACCCTTGCACTCCGATGGCAGTGGTATCACAAGGTCCTGAATTTGCGTAAAGGCGTTCATGGCAGTTCCTGGGCAGAAGGTAGGGATTGGCCCCTCCAGCATTGATGCGGATCAGGCTCAGAGCAAAAATATCGCCATAAATTCTAAATGTCTACATTTTTTAGCATTATCGACAAAACACCGTTTCGTCTTATGTTTTTCGTATGACAGATGTTTAGGTATGATTGGACCTTGTCGTTTTCAGGAGCAGTACCTTTGGATAGCCTCACCCCCAAGCAGAACTATGCATTCAGCGGGTATGAGCGACTCAAACAGGACATCATTCGCGGGGTCTTCAAGCCCGGAGAGAAGCTCCTCATGAGTGGGCTCAAGGAGCGTTATGACTTGGGGGTTGGCCCGCTGCGAGAGGCGCTTTCGCAATTGGTGGCCGAACATCTGGTGGTGGTGATCAGCCAGAAGGGCTACCGGGTCGCGCCCATGTCGTTGAAAGAAATGCAGGACATCTACGATGCCCGCGCCAACCTCGAGGCGATGATCGTAGGCTTGGCCATTGAGCGCGGTGACGACGCTTGGGAGGCGCAGATCCTTGCCCAGTCCCATACCCTCTCGAAAGTTATGGATGTCAAAACCCGAGAGCAGGTCTTGGATGTCTGGGACGAACGGCACAAGGCCTTCCACACGGCTATTGCTACCGGTTGTGGTTCAAAACACCTGTTACAGGCACGTGGCTATCTATTTGATCAGGCCGAACGCTACCGCCACCTTTGGCTGACCCAGACGGTTTTCTCCGAAGAAGCCCTGGCGTTGAAGCGCAAGGAACATGCTGCGCTGGTTGAAGCTATTCTGGCGCGCGATGCGCCACGGGCCAGCACCATGATGCGCACTCACCTGATGACGCCGGTACCGATCATCGCCGAGATTATGTTGGTGCAAGGAATGGGCAGTGCCGCGTGAGTTTGGGGTTGAACGGGGCGGCTAAAGCGAGCATATCCGCCCACTCTAGTGTCCTGAGCAGTTAATTCATTGATCTACCGGTAACGATATACTGTGCGTTTAAGTACATAAGGCGAAGCCGAGCGTTATTAACATTGAATTAATTGATTAACAGCTCAGCTCACTAACTAAGCTGTGCGCTTATAAGCATATTCGCGAATCTGTATCAGGCACTTGGCAAAAAACAATGGAGGCAGACACTCACAAAGAAGCCATAGAGTTCGCCCAGCTACAGATTGATTATCTCTATCACTGAGCCAGCAAATGTACTAGATTGAGACAGAAATCGGCGACTTTCACTTATGCTGAGGCAGGAGTAACCCTGCCCCAGCATAAACGACTATTTGATCACTACCGGATTGACCGGTGATCCGGCAGCGCGATGTACTTTTAGCGGGGCGGCCACATAAAGGAAAGTATACTGCCTGTCTTTAGCGCAACTTTCGGCTAGTTTTTCCAGGTCGCAGATCTCCGTAAAGGCGATACCAAGATTACGCATCAAAGCGCAGTGTAGTGGCAGAGCCACACCTGATACTGGGTCTGTCGTGACCTCATTGGCGATGGTATCGGTGACAAGGTTTGGAATTTCCTTGTCATGGAACCATCGAACAAGCTCCTCCGAATATGTAAGGCCTGGCTCGCAGAATCCGTCGTAAAACGCCTCGCCCTGCTCATAGAAAGCTTGAAGGAAGTTAGTCCTGATAATCAGGATATCGTGGGGCTCGATCGTATGGCCCTGAGCCTCTGCGCACGCCATAAGATCCATGTGAGTGAATGTCTCACCTTTATCCAGCATACGCTTGCCACGATGCCGTGCCATATCCAGTAATACGCCGCGCCCGACCACTCCTCGCTCGCCGATAGGTGCGACACTGGCCTTGTCGAGGCCACCCACAGTTGTTCGCGCGTCGTAGCCGTTCCATATTTTCCCGCCGTACCAGAGGTGGCCAAGCGCATCATATTGCGTGGAGCCTTGCAGGAACGCGTCGATCTTGTCATCAGCGTAGTGCAACCCGCCGGGATAACATGGGCCATGATCATTGTCCCAGCTTGACTCATCGAGAACCATAGTACGTTCCGCCGGGGTACGGCCTGGCCAAACCGGATCGCCTGCGGGATCACCGATCATACGCTGTAAAGTAAATACGCTTCCCGTCTTAATATGCGCAACCCCGCGCATGACTTCTTGCGCGGTCAGGTAATTCAGAGAGCCAACTTCATCTTCCGCGCCCCACTTGCCCCAGTTAGAAGGAGCGTCCTTCAAAAAATCATCCATCTTAGGAACTGCAGCAGTCATGATGTTTTCCTTTTCAGTCACGGTGGTTATTGAAGCGCACGACTAATGCGCCTTGCGTCCTTACCGCTCAGGACATACAAAACATTGAAATGAAAGTGCTCGCTTAATGACAAACGAGCGGCGGCTACAAAAGTCTGTAGCCGCTGGCGTAGCGTGCGATCTGTTTAGCGGTATTAAAGCGCCGAGAAGGGGTAGTTGATAATCAGACGGTTCTCGTCGAACTCCAGGCTGCTGTAATCGCGACGCAGGGTGCTGTTGCGCCATTTCAGCGACAGGTTTTTCAGGCTGCCACTCTGGATCACATAGGCCAACTCACTCTCCCGGCCCCACTCCTTGCCGTCACTCACAGTCGCGGTGTGTACGTCTTCACCGCTGATGTAGCGGTTCATCAGGGTCAACCCGGGAATGCCCACACCAACGAAGTTGAAGTCGTGACGCAACTGCCAGGACCGCTCCTTGGCATTGTCATAACTGGAGTTGTAGCTGTCGTTGGCCAGGGTGCCGCCGCTGGTGCCATTGACCCGCATCCAGGCGTTGTCGCCGCTGATTTTCTGCAAGCCCAGGTAAAAGGTGCTGCTGCCATACTTGGCCGAGAACATGGCGGAGGCGGTTTTGTTGTCCAGCTCCCCTGCCCGCTCGCTGCCGCTCTCCTTGCCGATGAAGTAGCCAAGATTGGCGCCCAATACCCAGCTACCCACTGTTTGGCTGTGCACCAGGTTGATGAACTGCTGGTTGTAGATGTCCTTGAGCTCGGCATTCCACAGGCCAATCATGGTTTGCTTGCTGTTGAAGCTGTACTCGCCCCCGGCAAAGTTGAAGCGATCGGAGGTAACCCCGCCCCTCCCGGTCATCGACATATCGTCCATGCTCGCGTCGTTGCGTGGACTGTTGCCGCGGAACTGCCCACCGTACAGGGTCAAACCGTCGATATCCTGGGAAGTCACCTGGCCCCCGCGGAAGGTTTGCGGCAGGGCGCGGCCGTCATCGGAACGCAGGATCGGCAGTACCGGCATCCATTCGCCGACCTTCAGCTCAGTTTTTGCCAGCCGAGCCTTCAACGCCACGCCCAGTCGCCCGAAATCATCGGCTGGACGGCCATTGTCATGCACTGGCAGCAACTGGGTGTTGGCGGTACCGCGACCACCATCGAGTTTGAGCGCATACAGCCCCAGCACGTCCACACCAAAACCCACGGTGCCCTGAGTGAAGCCGGACTTGGCGTCGAGGATAAAACTCTGAGTCCACTCCTCGGCCTTGCTCTGCGGGTAAGCCGGGTTGGTAAAGTTGCGGTTGATGTAGAAGTTGCGCGAGGTAAGGTTCGCCTTGGCGTTTTCGAGAAAGCCCTCGGCAACGGCCGGAAAGGCAGACGCGGCCAGCGCCAGCCCTAAGACATAGGTACCGACGACAGGTGCCAACATGCGGCTGTTTTTATTGCAGCAGTTCATTATTTTTATACTCATGGTTAAAAAAGCACACAAAACCCTCCCCTCCGCGTTGGCAGACGAGGTGAATAAAGGGAGGGACAAATGGATACACACTGTCGAATCAGAGCGCGTATCCCTTCGGCGCACCGCACGCTAATGAGCGATGCGCGTCAGTCGGTTAGAAGATGCTGCGGTAGAGGGCTTCTACGTCCTGCTCGGTCATGTCCCTGGGATTGCTGTCGATCAGGCGACGCAGGTTCACCACCACCGAGTTGGCCATTTCGGTGAGGGCGGGTTCGTCCACTCCCAGTTTCGACAGCCGGGTTTCCAGGCCACTGTCGGCCACCAGCACTTCAATTGCCTGAACAAAGGCTTCGGCGGCCTCGGCTTCGTGCTCGAAATGGCGGCCCGGCAACAGGTACGTCGCGAGCTCCGCATATTGGCTTTGCGCCGCGCTTAGGTTGAAACGCAGTACCGGCGCCATCACCAGGGCATTGGCGTGGCCGTGGGGAATGTGAAAGCGTGCCCCTAGCGGATAGGCCAACCCATGAATCGCCGCCACCGAGGCGTTGACGAAGGCCATGCCCGCCATCAGCGAGCCTTGCAGCATCGCCGTACGCGCCACCACGTCCTGACCGTTGGCCAATACTTTGCGCAGGTTGGCGCTCAGCAATCCCAAGGCGGTGGTGGCCAAGCCATCGGCAATCGGGTTCTTGCGTGTGCGACTGGTGTAGGCCTCGACTGCATGCACCATGGCATCCAAACCGGTGGCGGCGGTGACCCTGGCCGGCAGTCCGAGTGTCAGTTGCGGGTCGAGCACCGCCACGTCCGGCATCAGTTGCGACGAATACACCGCTTGCTTGCGCTGTTGCTCGTCAGTGATGACGGAGACCCAAGTCACTTCAGAGCCGGTGCCTGCCGTGGTCGGCACCAACACCAGCGGCACCCGCTGCCCCAGGGCTTTGTCGGTTCCATACAACTCCTCCAAAGGCTGTTCGCTGTTGATCAGCAACGCCACTAGTTTGGCGGCGTCCAAGGAACTGCCGCCGCCGAGGCCCAGCACGCCATCGGCCTTGAATTGTCGGGCCTGCTCGGCGGCCTCTTTGACCACGGCGGACGAAGGGTCGGGAACCACTTGGTCGAACACTGTGACTGCGCAGCCAGCCACCTCAAGCGAGGCCTGGGCCTTAACTGCAAAACCCAGGCTGACAATGCCAGGATCGCACACCAGCATCACCCGTTGCGCACCGAGATCCTTGAACACCTTGCCCACGCTGTGCAACGCGCCCGCTTCGCAGACTATGCGCGGCACGCTTCTGAATTCATAATTCATCGGTCAGTCCTTTTTGTTTACAGCACCGAGGCATAGATGGCGCGGGCATCTTGGCGTGTTACCGGGCGCGGATTATTGATAAGCAGGCGCTCGACCTTCATCGCGTCATCGGTCAGGCGATCCAGGTCGTCGGCAGTCACGCCCACATCCCGTAGCCGCTGGGCAAACGGCATGCGTCCCACCAACCGGGTCATGAACTCAACAAAGGCATCGCAGGCCAACGCCTCGCTGGCAAAGCGCTGCCCTGGCAGCACTGCCGCCGCCAGTTGCGCATACAGCGCCTCGGCTGCCGGACGATTGAAGTTCAGCACCGGCACTAGCACCAAGGCGTTGCTCAAGCCGTGGGGTACATGGAAGTGGCCGCCCAATGGGTACGCCAGGGCATGCACCGCCGCCACCGGCGAGTTGGCAAAGGCCATGCCCGCTAGCATCGAACCGAGAAGCATGTCGGAGCGAGCCGGTAAATCCCCAGGCGTCGCCAGGACCCGATCCAGATTACCCGCCAGCAGGCGCAACGCCTGCATTGCCAGGCCATCGGACAGCACATTCTTCTTGT includes:
- the glaH gene encoding glutarate dioxygenase GlaH, which gives rise to MNAFTQIQDLVIPLPSECKGFTLTPSSQSPRLLELKFAKQTVDAFIKAVTQWPVQALEYKSFLRFRVGQILDELCEGTLRPVLINTILDRATGGMLITPEGLNEVSQADDMVKFSSAVAHLIGRSNFDAMSGQFYARFAVVNTDNSDSYLRQPHRVMELHNDGTFVQERTDYVLMMKIDEQNMEGGNTLLLHLDDWGDLNHYYTHPLARREMRFTAPPSKNVREDVFHAVFDNDAEGRPTMRYIDQFVQPKDFEEGIWLTAMSESLEGSQEKVSVPVPVGSFVLVNNMFWLHGRDRFTAHPGLRRELMRQRGYISYQKTMYQRGQ
- the lhgO gene encoding L-2-hydroxyglutarate oxidase, yielding MAAYDFIIIGGGIVGMSTAMQLAQVYPDAKILLLEKESGPAKHQTGHNSGVIHAGVYYTPGSLKARFCLEGNKATKAFCDKHGIPFDECGKLLVATNELEMQRMSALWDRTEANGLRRAWLSAAELREREPNIVGLGGIYVPSSGIVNYAEVTAAMGREFEAAGGEIRYNSEVVAIGERPDEVVVRTDTLEHHGRFLITCSGLMADRVVRMLGIKPNFIICPFRGEYYLLPKQHNQIVNHLIYPIPDPSMPFLGVHLTRMIDGTVTVGPNAVLAMKREGYRKTDFSLSDMFETLTTPGILKVLMKNLRPGLIEMKNSLFKGGYLKEVQKYCPSINKSDLTAYPAGVRAQAVSLDGKLIDDFLFVNTARSVSVCNAPSPAATSAIPIGAYIVDKVREQLASTGVSFVKPANSTRTAPMAASGVTR
- a CDS encoding aspartate aminotransferase family protein, which gives rise to MNRSYLSLAEKDVQHQLHPYTDARLHQEVGPLIIERGEGVYVYDNQGKRYLEAMSGLWSVALGFSNERLIKAAEQQLRKLPFYHLFSHKAHTPSIELAEKLIELAPVPMSKVFFTNSGSEANDTVVKMIWYRNNAIGKPGKKKFISRHNAYHGITAVSASLTGLQVNQRGFDVPLPGFFHVACPHHYRNAKPGETEEQFADRLAIELENVILREGPETVAAFYGEPLMGAGGVIVPPRTYWDKIQAVCRKYDVLVVADEVICGFGRTGKMFGCETFGIKPDVMVVSKQLSSSYQPIAAVLINDKVFEGIADQSHTFGTLGHGFTGSGHPVATAVALENIKIIQEDRLVERACELGEQLQAGLAQFADHPLVGEVRGCGLIAAVELVADRRTKEPLDTVGKLGRYLAGRAQEYGMITRAMGDSIAFCPPLISTTEEIQFVVDTFSRALDDTDRWFGLGVNQSMWHQWEGYTHNS
- the gabD gene encoding NADP-dependent succinate-semialdehyde dehydrogenase produces the protein MQLNDPKLFRQQAYIDGAWADADSGQTLMVNNPATGEIIGSVPKMGATETRRAIEAADKALPAWRALTAKERANKLRKWFDLMMANQEDLARLMTLEQGKPLTESRGEIAYAASFLEWFGEEAKRVYGDMIPGHQVDKRLMVLKQPIGVTAAITPWNFPSAMITRKAGPALAAGCTMVLKPASQTPYSALALAELAERAGIPKGVFSVVTGSAGEVGSELTGNPLVRKLTFTGSTEIGRQLMIECAKDIKKVSLELGGNAPFIVFDDADLDAAVEGALISKYRNNGQTCVCANRLYIQDGIYDAFVDKLTSAVAKLNIGNGLENGITTGPLIDAKAMAKVQEHIEDAVSKGARVVAGGKPHALGGTFFEPTVLVDVPRNAAVAKEETFGPLAPLFRFKDEADVIAMANDTEFGLASYFYARDLSRVFRVGEALEYGIVGVNTGIISNEVAPFGGIKASGLGREGSKYGIEDYLEIKYLCIGV
- a CDS encoding FCD domain-containing protein; translated protein: MSPTSSLIRLNQEGKTESVTRRLIEMIDLGLFTEGEQLPNESALATQLGVATVTLRDALAGLRERGVIETRRGRSGGSFICAAPQTSDQSLFDQLREFSTLELRDLADEHAAISGAAARLAAQRTGPEQHTRLSSLVDALANAQERRERRRADARFHIEIAVAAQSVRLTHSEARLQAELGELLWLPFAGQPDPQAIEREHRAILEAIVANDANLAGALAEAHVTRGVRRLSTLRLQQMAEGDS
- a CDS encoding histidine kinase; this encodes MANEMSANELSQCATLINASVSNVFKGLNDMSAAVLSIWEHTCSKKERPGQGDLKPLLPIIRQILNSENLKFHGAGVVFAPGELEGREMHLEWWCRTQKEEIKPLTLNFNSRSDRFYDYLHMPWYTRPQQTRQPSIDGPFVDLYGTEQYIVAFSVPIFFADRFIGVAAADISLHSLEPLLVRSLMRVSNEALLLNAEGRVLAANTPSWLAGDLIRGTLSLDKEQGRVLSLIDTSSYWSVVERPVPRF
- the csiR gene encoding DNA-binding transcriptional regulator CsiR, which produces MDSLTPKQNYAFSGYERLKQDIIRGVFKPGEKLLMSGLKERYDLGVGPLREALSQLVAEHLVVVISQKGYRVAPMSLKEMQDIYDARANLEAMIVGLAIERGDDAWEAQILAQSHTLSKVMDVKTREQVLDVWDERHKAFHTAIATGCGSKHLLQARGYLFDQAERYRHLWLTQTVFSEEALALKRKEHAALVEAILARDAPRASTMMRTHLMTPVPIIAEIMLVQGMGSAA